The Sagittula sp. P11 genome window below encodes:
- a CDS encoding DUF2794 domain-containing protein, producing MNSLTPFPDRGGANEVVAFQRAELNIILSLYGRMVAAGEWRDYGISSLRDVAIFSVFRRTAEHPLYCIEKRPKLRSKQGEYAVIGMEGQILKRGHDLKTVLRVLERKLIRAVE from the coding sequence ATGAACAGCTTGACCCCTTTCCCCGACCGTGGGGGCGCCAACGAGGTGGTGGCCTTCCAGCGCGCGGAGCTGAACATCATCCTCTCGCTTTACGGCCGCATGGTCGCCGCCGGTGAATGGCGCGACTACGGCATATCGTCGTTGCGGGACGTGGCCATCTTCTCGGTCTTCCGGCGCACGGCGGAGCACCCGCTTTACTGCATCGAAAAGCGTCCCAAGCTGCGCAGCAAGCAGGGCGAATACGCGGTGATCGGGATGGAGGGGCAGATCCTCAAGCGCGGGCACGACCTGAAGACCGTGCTGCGCGTGCTGGAACGAAAGCTGATCCGCGCCGTGGAATGA